In one Candidatus Nitronereus thalassa genomic region, the following are encoded:
- a CDS encoding phosphoglycerate kinase, protein MTKQTIDQVDLRGKRVIIRVDFNVPLDDTLQITDDSRIRAALPTINHTVDEGGMVILCSHLGRPKGKPSPELSLAPVAKRLKRFLGKEVIFSPDCVGPKVKNLVSQLKPGDVLLLENLRFHPEEESNDEQFAAELASLGDVYINEAFGAAHRSHASTAGITKFIKTSAAGYLMKREVEYLEGAVEKPIRPFVAILGGAKVSGKIGVIENLGKKVDKVIIGGGMAFTFIKAMGLEIGRSMVEDDMLEFAKGIHQHALERGVKFYLPVDCVVAASLDPGAETKIVPTQEIPEGWYGMDIGPASVKLFSEAIQNAKTILWNGPMGMFERDAFARGTQAIAHAVANAYALTIVGGGDTALAVHRSGETDSMSFISTGGGAALQLLEGGEMPGLAALPDR, encoded by the coding sequence ATCACCAAACAAACCATCGATCAGGTTGACCTTCGCGGCAAGCGCGTCATCATTCGGGTAGACTTTAATGTTCCCCTTGATGACACCTTACAAATCACAGACGATTCCCGGATTCGCGCCGCATTGCCCACCATCAATCATACCGTTGACGAAGGTGGGATGGTCATTCTCTGCTCCCATCTTGGTCGCCCCAAAGGAAAACCCTCTCCAGAATTGAGCCTCGCGCCTGTAGCCAAGCGCTTAAAACGGTTCTTAGGGAAAGAGGTCATTTTCTCTCCAGACTGCGTGGGCCCAAAGGTGAAAAACCTGGTGAGTCAACTCAAACCTGGCGACGTCCTCCTTCTTGAAAACCTTCGCTTCCATCCGGAAGAAGAATCCAACGATGAACAGTTTGCTGCAGAACTCGCATCTTTAGGCGACGTGTATATTAATGAAGCCTTTGGCGCAGCCCATCGTTCGCATGCCTCAACAGCGGGAATCACGAAATTTATCAAAACTTCTGCCGCCGGCTATCTGATGAAACGCGAGGTGGAATACCTCGAAGGAGCGGTGGAAAAACCCATCCGTCCCTTTGTCGCTATTCTAGGCGGCGCCAAGGTGTCAGGAAAAATTGGCGTCATCGAAAACTTAGGAAAGAAAGTCGACAAAGTGATTATCGGCGGCGGCATGGCCTTCACGTTTATCAAAGCCATGGGGTTGGAAATTGGTCGTTCCATGGTCGAAGACGATATGTTGGAATTTGCGAAAGGCATACACCAACATGCCCTCGAACGGGGGGTAAAATTTTATTTACCCGTCGATTGCGTAGTGGCCGCCAGTCTCGATCCCGGAGCCGAAACCAAAATTGTGCCAACCCAGGAAATTCCTGAAGGCTGGTATGGCATGGATATCGGCCCAGCTTCGGTGAAATTATTTTCCGAGGCCATTCAAAATGCCAAAACCATCTTATGGAACGGCCCCATGGGCATGTTTGAGCGAGATGCCTTTGCACGAGGCACGCAGGCCATTGCCCATGCCGTGGCCAATGCCTATGCCCTCACCATCGTCGGTGGAGGTGATACAGCTCTAGCCGTTCATCGGTCAGGAGAAACCGATAGCATGTCGTTTATTTCTACTGGTGGTGGAGCAGCGCTTCAACTTCTTGAAGGCGGGGAAATGCCCGGCCTCGCTGCACTCCCCGATCGCTAA
- the gap gene encoding type I glyceraldehyde-3-phosphate dehydrogenase, producing MAIRVGINGFGRIGRNMFRASLNDSDIQYVAINDLTDSKTLSHLLSYDSVHGRFHGEVHAKPNQLVVNGQTIEVLAERDPKQLPWGKLGVDVVIEATGRFTDHEGASQHLSAGAPRVIISAPGKNADLTVVLGVNEKTYDPKNHRIISNASCTTNCLATVAKVLLENFGIHHGFMTTIHSYTNDQQLLDLPHKDLRRARSAALSMIPTSTGAAKALHLVIPELKGKMDGVAIRVPTPNVSIVDLGVETEKTCTVEEVNAAFAKAAQGSLKGILGYSEEPIVSIDLNGCSNSATVDSLLTAVMDGNFVKVFAWYDNEWGYSCRLRDLVKFVAAQK from the coding sequence ATGGCAATACGAGTTGGCATTAATGGCTTTGGCCGCATCGGCCGGAACATGTTTCGGGCTTCCCTTAATGACTCAGACATTCAGTATGTCGCAATTAACGATTTAACGGACTCCAAGACCCTGAGTCATCTTCTGTCTTACGACTCCGTGCATGGCCGATTCCACGGAGAGGTTCATGCCAAACCAAATCAGCTCGTGGTCAACGGGCAAACCATCGAAGTTCTGGCTGAACGAGACCCCAAACAATTGCCATGGGGAAAACTCGGGGTGGATGTCGTCATCGAAGCGACGGGCCGATTTACCGATCATGAAGGCGCCAGCCAACACCTTTCCGCAGGTGCCCCTCGGGTGATCATCTCGGCCCCTGGGAAAAACGCCGATCTGACGGTCGTCTTGGGAGTGAACGAAAAAACCTATGACCCCAAAAATCACCGCATCATTTCCAATGCCTCCTGCACCACCAATTGCCTTGCCACGGTGGCCAAAGTCTTGTTGGAAAATTTCGGCATTCATCATGGCTTTATGACAACGATTCATTCCTATACCAACGATCAACAGTTATTGGATCTCCCTCATAAAGATCTTCGACGTGCACGGAGCGCCGCACTTTCCATGATTCCGACATCTACGGGAGCCGCCAAGGCGTTGCATTTAGTGATCCCAGAATTAAAAGGAAAAATGGATGGCGTGGCCATTCGCGTTCCGACCCCCAACGTATCCATTGTGGATTTGGGCGTCGAAACCGAAAAGACCTGTACGGTCGAAGAAGTCAATGCGGCTTTTGCCAAGGCGGCACAAGGATCGCTGAAAGGAATTTTGGGATATTCAGAAGAGCCGATTGTATCCATCGATCTCAATGGATGCTCAAATTCCGCGACTGTGGATTCACTCTTGACTGCCGTCATGGATGGAAATTTCGTCAAAGTGTTTGCCTGGTACGACAATGAATGGGGATATTCGTGCCGGTTACGAGACTTAGTGAAATTTGTCGCGGCTCAAAAATAA
- the trpS gene encoding tryptophan--tRNA ligase, giving the protein MVVSQRVLSGMQPSGRLHLGNLLGALENWKKLQEHNECFFFVADWHALSTNYEDTRQLKTFVREILIDWLAAGINPDRATVFIQSHVPEHAILNLLLSMITPVSWLERNPTYKEKQEQIEGRDLHTYGFLGYPVLQAADILLYKADAVPVGKDQLPHLELTREIARRFNSLYSPVLVEPKEMLTQFPKVMGTDGRKMSKSYGNTINLSDSEPEVRQKLKTMVTDPARVRRKDPGNPEVCAVFDFHKIYSGSDVIKQIDKECRTAEIGCIDCKSLVANTMVEQLAPIWESRKSLEANPKRLEDIVQSGGEHATKVSQQTLSEVKEAMKI; this is encoded by the coding sequence ATGGTGGTGTCACAACGAGTCTTAAGCGGTATGCAACCCAGCGGAAGGCTGCATCTCGGCAATCTTTTGGGAGCATTGGAAAATTGGAAGAAGCTCCAAGAACACAATGAATGCTTCTTTTTTGTGGCGGACTGGCATGCCCTGTCCACCAATTACGAGGATACCCGTCAACTCAAAACGTTCGTTCGCGAAATCTTGATTGATTGGTTAGCCGCAGGGATTAATCCGGACCGCGCCACCGTGTTTATTCAATCCCATGTTCCCGAACATGCGATTTTGAATTTGCTGCTTTCGATGATCACCCCAGTATCTTGGCTGGAGCGGAACCCCACGTACAAAGAAAAACAGGAACAAATTGAGGGTCGAGATCTTCACACTTACGGGTTTTTGGGATACCCGGTTCTCCAGGCCGCGGATATCTTGCTGTATAAAGCCGATGCCGTTCCCGTCGGCAAAGACCAACTCCCTCATCTCGAACTCACCCGGGAAATCGCCAGGCGATTCAACAGCCTCTATTCACCGGTTCTGGTCGAACCCAAGGAAATGCTCACGCAATTCCCGAAGGTCATGGGTACCGACGGACGGAAAATGAGTAAAAGCTATGGAAACACCATCAACCTATCCGACTCGGAACCAGAAGTTCGCCAAAAACTGAAAACCATGGTCACCGACCCTGCCCGCGTCAGGCGAAAAGATCCGGGCAATCCCGAAGTCTGCGCGGTATTCGACTTCCACAAAATTTACTCAGGGTCCGATGTCATCAAGCAAATCGACAAAGAATGCCGGACCGCTGAAATCGGATGCATCGACTGTAAATCGTTGGTCGCGAACACTATGGTTGAGCAACTCGCACCAATCTGGGAATCCCGAAAGTCCCTCGAGGCCAACCCCAAACGACTTGAGGACATCGTGCAAAGTGGTGGGGAACATGCCACCAAAGTTTCCCAGCAAACACTTTCTGAAGTGAAAGAGGCGATGAAGATTTAA
- a CDS encoding site-2 protease family protein, translating into MNSLSQILSSISIMALPLLLAIVLHEYAHGWVANFFGDSTAKDLGRLTMNPLRHIDPLGTILVPAMCLLAPGNFLFGWAKPVPINSTRLHKPRRDMAFVAAAGPAMNFFLLIASAVVLSLILAFDTSPTIQPGGESQSNLAHTILLPIAAMAQFSILINTILMVINLIPIPPLDGGRIMTSLLPPQPALFLRQLEPYGMFIILGLIMADPYTHIIRTILMSVFQILTATILPSELMSS; encoded by the coding sequence ATGAATTCTTTGAGCCAAATTCTCTCGTCAATTTCAATCATGGCATTGCCGTTACTGTTGGCAATCGTCCTCCACGAATATGCCCATGGATGGGTGGCCAATTTCTTTGGAGACTCCACGGCCAAAGATCTTGGGCGGCTGACCATGAATCCCCTTCGACATATCGATCCCTTAGGCACCATTCTGGTCCCGGCGATGTGCCTATTGGCACCAGGAAATTTTCTCTTTGGGTGGGCCAAGCCCGTCCCGATCAATTCTACAAGGTTGCATAAGCCACGAAGGGACATGGCATTCGTCGCAGCAGCGGGTCCTGCCATGAACTTCTTTCTGCTCATCGCCAGCGCCGTTGTGCTCAGCCTCATCTTAGCCTTTGACACTTCGCCCACCATTCAACCCGGAGGCGAATCTCAATCCAATCTCGCGCACACTATCCTATTGCCCATCGCCGCGATGGCCCAATTTTCAATTTTGATCAACACCATTTTAATGGTCATCAATTTGATCCCAATTCCCCCCTTAGATGGCGGACGCATTATGACGAGTCTCTTGCCTCCTCAGCCCGCTCTGTTTCTTCGACAGCTAGAACCATATGGCATGTTCATTATCCTTGGGTTGATAATGGCGGACCCTTACACGCATATTATCCGGACCATTTTAATGTCCGTGTTTCAAATCCTCACAGCGACGATCCTCCCGAGCGAGCTCATGTCGTCCTAA
- a CDS encoding penicillin-binding protein activator — protein sequence MPFNPQLSTRRLLAAFGCFFWCACLALTWPAPLVAQIDETPIEDPNPLVAVEHEAENERIQRIKFLLEQGQPDQALAMLEPLLESGSDAPLADAFTLLQAKAVQAKGETKHAIIILEQFLEEYPISSRTDEARLLLGQLYIQTTQANRAITVLTNALNRSLDPTTQTQGWQLLRQAYELKGEYTKAVQMALKQMNKTPDDQRGELIDYIQGLILQKMSERSLGDLLDTFSTKFPGDLALIRLIELHTAQGDEVLAERDIQAFLHRFPNHPYAQTAVALMQSFISKIKAHQYVIAAVLPFSGKMKPFGSDALNGIRLALEEGRTHLGSNTLGIVVKDSAIPPAQLPHEVEQVLREFKPIALIGPLLARQVQQVADLPDWAEVPFVTPTASISNVKQFGRFWFSTALTTRLQVTKLVDHAMRTLGFSRFCILAPDTSYGRELARNFYDIVRRNGGEIIAAESYQRGTTDASAQIQRLKDRDLSLYGEMLPFEYPDTQKAPKPGEEQLVYTPGFDAMFLPGHPTDVAFLSAQLAYFDVKTPLLGSNTWNHPDLLKWGRSTLERSTFGDALFLQSTDPDVQEFIQKYREKFQLDPSIFAAQAYDAMRVILDTIRHGATTGREVRDQLFIRHDFPTLGGLAAFGDGGVLDRKVYMIQVANGRFVQVN from the coding sequence ATGCCATTCAACCCCCAATTATCTACTCGACGACTTCTCGCCGCATTCGGCTGTTTTTTTTGGTGTGCCTGCCTTGCGCTGACATGGCCAGCCCCTCTGGTTGCCCAAATTGACGAAACGCCGATAGAAGACCCCAACCCCCTGGTTGCCGTTGAGCATGAAGCGGAGAATGAACGCATTCAACGCATCAAATTTCTCTTGGAACAGGGGCAGCCTGATCAGGCCTTGGCCATGCTCGAACCGTTACTCGAGTCGGGATCCGACGCTCCCCTAGCCGACGCCTTTACACTACTTCAAGCTAAAGCAGTTCAAGCCAAGGGCGAAACCAAGCATGCCATCATCATCTTAGAACAATTTCTTGAGGAATACCCTATTTCTTCCCGGACAGACGAGGCCCGATTATTATTGGGCCAGTTATATATACAAACCACCCAGGCCAACCGAGCCATCACGGTCCTCACCAATGCCTTGAATCGATCATTAGACCCCACCACGCAAACTCAAGGGTGGCAACTCCTCCGCCAAGCGTATGAATTAAAGGGCGAGTACACCAAGGCTGTCCAAATGGCCTTGAAGCAGATGAATAAAACTCCAGATGACCAGCGGGGGGAGTTGATCGATTATATCCAAGGTCTCATTTTGCAAAAAATGTCGGAACGATCTCTAGGAGATCTCCTGGACACCTTCTCCACAAAATTCCCCGGAGACCTCGCCCTGATTCGCTTAATTGAATTGCATACGGCCCAAGGTGATGAAGTCCTCGCCGAACGAGACATTCAAGCGTTTTTACATCGGTTTCCAAATCATCCCTATGCACAAACGGCTGTGGCGCTCATGCAATCATTTATCTCAAAAATTAAAGCCCATCAGTATGTCATTGCTGCCGTGCTGCCATTTTCAGGAAAAATGAAACCCTTTGGAAGTGATGCCCTGAATGGCATTCGCCTAGCATTGGAAGAAGGACGTACTCACTTGGGGTCGAACACCCTTGGCATTGTGGTCAAAGATAGTGCCATTCCACCAGCCCAACTTCCTCATGAAGTCGAACAGGTCTTACGCGAATTTAAACCCATTGCATTAATTGGTCCGCTCTTGGCTCGACAAGTCCAGCAAGTCGCGGATTTGCCCGACTGGGCCGAGGTCCCGTTTGTGACTCCAACCGCGAGCATTTCCAATGTCAAACAATTCGGACGGTTTTGGTTCAGTACCGCCTTGACCACGCGGCTGCAAGTCACCAAGTTGGTTGACCACGCAATGCGAACCTTGGGCTTTTCACGTTTTTGCATTCTCGCGCCAGACACGAGCTATGGTAGGGAATTGGCGAGAAATTTTTATGACATCGTTCGACGAAATGGGGGCGAAATCATTGCTGCCGAATCCTACCAACGGGGAACCACCGATGCTTCGGCCCAAATTCAGAGGTTAAAAGACAGAGATCTAAGCCTCTACGGTGAAATGCTACCCTTTGAATACCCTGATACCCAAAAGGCCCCAAAACCAGGGGAAGAACAATTGGTCTATACCCCCGGCTTTGATGCCATGTTCCTTCCCGGACACCCAACGGATGTCGCTTTTCTTTCCGCACAATTGGCCTACTTCGATGTCAAAACCCCTTTGTTGGGCAGTAACACCTGGAATCATCCTGACTTACTGAAATGGGGACGCAGCACGTTGGAAAGAAGCACATTTGGTGATGCACTTTTTCTCCAAAGTACGGACCCTGATGTCCAGGAGTTTATTCAAAAATATCGAGAAAAATTTCAGCTCGATCCATCCATTTTCGCCGCCCAAGCCTATGATGCCATGCGGGTCATTTTGGATACCATCCGCCATGGGGCCACCACCGGAAGGGAAGTGCGAGACCAATTATTCATTCGTCATGATTTTCCTACCTTGGGAGGACTCGCCGCGTTTGGAGACGGTGGTGTACTCGACCGAAAAGTATATATGATCCAGGTCGCTAACGGTCGCTTTGTTCAGGTGAACTAG